A genomic segment from Curtobacterium sp. MCSS17_007 encodes:
- the gcvH gene encoding glycine cleavage system protein GcvH — MTDQTALQYTADHEWILVEGDTVTVGITDHAAEQLGDVVYVELPAVGSTTTAGEQMGEIESTKSVGELFAPIEGEVVAVNDAVVDAPDTVNQDPFGAGWLVKLKVDGTSFPEDLMDHVAYRASLA; from the coding sequence GTGACCGACCAGACCGCACTCCAGTACACCGCCGACCACGAGTGGATCCTCGTCGAGGGCGACACCGTCACCGTCGGCATCACCGACCACGCCGCTGAGCAGCTCGGCGACGTCGTCTACGTCGAGCTCCCCGCCGTCGGCAGCACCACGACCGCCGGCGAGCAGATGGGCGAGATCGAGTCGACCAAGAGCGTCGGCGAGCTCTTCGCCCCGATCGAGGGCGAGGTCGTCGCGGTGAACGACGCCGTGGTCGACGCCCCGGACACCGTCAACCAGGACCCGTTCGGCGCCGGCTGGCTCGTGAAGCTCAAGGTCGACGGCACGTCGTTCCCCGAGGACCTGATGGACCACGTCGCGTACCGGGCGTCCCTCGCATGA
- the gcvP gene encoding aminomethyl-transferring glycine dehydrogenase — protein MTTTDQNLQTTFADRHIGTTAADQRTMLDAVGQPSLDALVRAAIPESIHAAPTTHSTIPAAVGETEALAELRTKAGRNTVRRAMIGLGYHGTHTPAVVQRNVLENPSWYTAYTPYQPEISQGRLEALINFQTMVSDLTGMATAGASMLDEGTAVVEGMLLARRASKVKGDAFLVDADLLPQTRALLDHRADAVGIALREFDAAAGPSDDDLDGAFGAIVQYPGASGRVVDPSTTIERVHAGGGIAVVAADLLAMTLLASPGDLGADVAVGTSQRFGVPLGFGGPHAGYLAVRAGLERQLPGRLVGVSFDADGQMAYRLSLQTREQHIRREKATSNICTAQVLLAVMASMYAVYHGPEGLRFIADRVARTTTALAGVARDAGFDVVHDGYFDTLTLRAPGRAAAVVDAARGAGYLLHLVDADTFQLSADETTTPDDVRALAHVFGVVDATVPAAEAVVRDAGTGLPADLLRSSEYLTHPVFSAHRSETRMMRYLKHLADKDYALDRGMIPLGSCTMKLNAATEMAAVTWPEFANVHPFAPREDVEGYLDMIGDLETWLAEVTGYDTVSLQPNAGSQGELAGLLAIRGYHRSRGDLDRTVCLIPSSAHGTNAASAVLAGMRVVVVACDEDGNVDLADLRAKTAQHGDQLAALMITYPSTHGVYEHDVREVCDAVHDAGGQVYVDGANLNALLGHARFGDFGGDVSHLNLHKTFCIPHGGGGPGVGPVAAKAHLAPFLPGHPMAQQADRRPDPAGGSPEQDGRLAHAGGPVSAAPYGSPSILPITWTYVRMMGLEGLTRATEAAVLGANYVAARLRDAFPVLYTGESGLVAHECILDLRPLRESSGITVDDVAKRLVDYGFHAPTMSFPVAGTLMVEPTESEDLAELDRFVDAMLAIRAEAAAVERGEWPADDNPLVHAPHTAASAISGEWTHPYTREQAVYPVPGISARKYWPPVRRIDQAYGDRNLVCACPPIEAFA, from the coding sequence ATGACGACCACCGACCAGAACCTGCAGACGACCTTCGCCGACCGGCACATCGGCACGACCGCGGCCGACCAGCGCACCATGCTCGACGCCGTCGGCCAGCCCTCGCTCGACGCCCTCGTCCGTGCGGCGATCCCGGAGTCGATCCACGCGGCACCCACGACGCACTCCACGATCCCGGCAGCCGTCGGCGAGACCGAGGCGCTCGCCGAACTCCGGACGAAGGCCGGGCGCAACACCGTCCGCCGCGCCATGATCGGCCTCGGCTACCACGGCACGCACACGCCTGCAGTGGTGCAACGGAACGTGCTCGAGAACCCGAGCTGGTACACGGCGTACACGCCGTACCAGCCGGAGATCTCGCAGGGCCGTCTCGAGGCGCTCATCAACTTCCAGACGATGGTCTCCGACCTGACCGGCATGGCGACCGCCGGTGCGTCGATGCTCGACGAGGGCACCGCGGTGGTCGAGGGCATGCTGCTCGCCCGTCGCGCGTCCAAGGTGAAGGGCGATGCGTTCCTCGTGGACGCCGACCTCCTGCCGCAGACCCGCGCCCTGCTCGACCACCGCGCCGACGCGGTCGGGATCGCCCTGCGCGAGTTCGACGCCGCGGCCGGGCCCAGCGACGACGACCTGGACGGCGCCTTCGGAGCGATCGTGCAGTACCCCGGTGCCTCCGGGCGCGTGGTGGACCCGTCGACGACCATCGAGCGCGTGCACGCCGGGGGTGGCATCGCGGTCGTCGCGGCCGACCTGCTCGCGATGACGCTCCTCGCCAGCCCGGGCGACCTCGGCGCGGACGTCGCGGTGGGCACCAGCCAGCGCTTCGGCGTCCCGCTCGGCTTCGGCGGCCCGCACGCCGGGTACCTCGCCGTCCGGGCCGGGCTCGAGCGCCAGCTCCCCGGCCGCCTCGTCGGGGTGTCCTTCGACGCCGACGGGCAGATGGCGTACCGCCTCAGCCTGCAGACCCGCGAGCAGCACATCCGCCGCGAGAAGGCGACGAGCAACATCTGCACCGCCCAGGTGCTCCTCGCCGTGATGGCGTCGATGTACGCCGTCTACCACGGGCCCGAGGGCCTGCGCTTCATCGCCGACCGGGTTGCCCGGACGACGACGGCGCTCGCCGGGGTCGCTCGCGACGCCGGGTTCGACGTCGTGCACGACGGGTACTTCGACACCCTGACGCTCCGCGCGCCGGGTCGTGCCGCCGCCGTGGTCGACGCAGCTCGCGGAGCCGGCTACCTGCTCCACCTCGTCGACGCCGACACGTTCCAGCTCTCGGCGGACGAGACGACGACGCCGGACGACGTGCGCGCGCTCGCTCACGTGTTCGGCGTCGTCGACGCGACCGTCCCGGCGGCCGAGGCCGTCGTGCGCGACGCGGGCACGGGCCTCCCGGCGGACCTGCTGCGGAGCAGCGAGTACCTGACGCACCCGGTGTTCAGTGCGCACCGCAGCGAGACCCGCATGATGCGGTACCTCAAGCACCTGGCCGACAAGGACTACGCGCTCGACCGCGGCATGATCCCGCTCGGCAGCTGCACGATGAAGCTGAACGCGGCGACCGAGATGGCGGCGGTCACCTGGCCGGAGTTCGCGAACGTGCACCCGTTCGCCCCGCGTGAGGACGTCGAGGGGTACCTCGACATGATCGGCGACCTCGAGACCTGGCTGGCCGAGGTCACCGGGTACGACACCGTCTCCCTGCAGCCGAACGCGGGCAGCCAGGGCGAGCTCGCGGGTCTGCTCGCGATCCGCGGGTACCACCGTTCACGCGGTGACCTCGACCGCACCGTCTGCCTCATCCCGTCGAGCGCGCACGGCACGAACGCCGCGTCGGCGGTGCTCGCCGGCATGCGGGTCGTCGTCGTGGCCTGCGACGAGGACGGCAACGTGGACCTCGCGGACCTCCGTGCCAAGACCGCCCAGCACGGCGACCAGCTCGCGGCGCTCATGATCACCTACCCGTCCACGCACGGCGTGTACGAGCACGACGTCCGCGAGGTCTGCGATGCCGTGCACGACGCCGGTGGTCAGGTGTACGTCGACGGCGCGAACCTCAACGCGCTGCTCGGGCACGCCCGCTTCGGCGACTTCGGCGGCGACGTCTCGCACCTCAACCTGCACAAGACGTTCTGCATCCCGCACGGCGGCGGTGGGCCCGGTGTCGGGCCGGTCGCGGCGAAGGCGCACCTCGCACCGTTCCTGCCCGGTCACCCGATGGCCCAGCAGGCCGATCGCCGTCCGGACCCGGCCGGCGGGAGCCCCGAGCAGGACGGCCGCCTCGCCCACGCGGGCGGTCCGGTCAGCGCGGCCCCGTACGGCAGCCCGAGCATCCTGCCGATCACGTGGACGTACGTCCGGATGATGGGGCTCGAAGGACTGACGCGGGCGACCGAAGCGGCCGTGCTCGGCGCGAACTACGTCGCCGCTCGACTGCGCGACGCGTTCCCGGTCCTCTACACGGGGGAATCGGGCCTGGTCGCGCACGAGTGCATCCTGGACCTGCGCCCCCTGCGCGAGTCGTCGGGCATCACCGTGGACGACGTCGCGAAGCGCCTCGTCGACTACGGCTTCCACGCCCCGACCATGTCGTTCCCCGTCGCGGGCACGCTCATGGTCGAGCCGACCGAGAGCGAGGACCTCGCCGAGCTCGACCGCTTCGTCGACGCCATGCTCGCGATCCGCGCCGAGGCCGCTGCCGTCGAGCGTGGCGAGTGGCCGGCGGACGACAACCCGCTCGTGCACGCGCCGCACACCGCGGCCTCCGCGATCTCGGGGGAGTGGACGCACCCGTACACGCGGGAGCAGGCGGTCTACCCGGTGCCCGGCATCAGCGCGCGGAAGTACTGGCCGCCGGTGCGCCGGATCGACCAGGCGTACGGCGACCGCAACCTGGTCTGCGCCTGCCCGCCGATCGAGGCGTTCGCCTGA